From Paenibacillus physcomitrellae, the proteins below share one genomic window:
- a CDS encoding YhgE/Pip domain-containing protein, which produces MKALSVFLKDLKFGAKKPLNIISFIAVIFVPILYSGMLIAAFWDPYGHLDKLPVAVVNMDKGAEYEGDSLQIGSDLVDELKENKDFDWKFVSEQEAEQGIADNKYYMKITIPENFSSQATTLMEDNPQPAELIYEPNGDYNFIAGQIGNSAVKDIKSQVSAKVTEAYTESLLGKVTDLSSGLADAGSGAGDIHEGASKLEDGTAKLKENLNKLVKGTDELSSGLSPLRSGVDKLSGGAGDLKSGTANLASGLDQLSAAHKQLENGTVQAVDGVNQLADGLKKTQAADSQINQGIHSALEGSQKLQQGLQSSVDSTDQLVQGASGVAQGLEQLLKANPELAQNADVQKLLATSQAVAQGTQQLQEGQKQLLEGSGQLVAGNEQLASGSDQVVSGQQQLVQGAAKLQAAGPQLTQGMSEFGKKLAEAASGSHQVAAGAGQLAAGTTALQQGVAQLGGGVSALASGSKQLDEGAGTLKSGMADLVSGSGELASKLNDAADQTAQVKSGDDVVSMYAQPVDVDENDSRKISKYGTGIAPYFLSLGLFVGALLSTIILSLRGTSVEGATAWQRFVSRFLTFGAMSLFQSLVAAFIVHSIVGLEVASVPRFYLFTFICSLTFMMVIQAIVTWLDQPGRFVAILLLIFQLTTSGGTFPVELLPDWMQPIHPWLPMSHSVEGFKAVIASGDFSIMWSQLDLMLIYAVIFAVLTLLYFITHTPRESSVSSNKEQTAASV; this is translated from the coding sequence ATGAAGGCGTTATCTGTCTTTCTGAAAGACTTGAAATTCGGGGCAAAGAAACCGCTGAATATCATTTCGTTTATTGCCGTTATATTTGTGCCTATTCTGTACAGCGGCATGTTGATTGCGGCCTTCTGGGATCCCTACGGCCATCTTGATAAACTGCCAGTCGCAGTGGTCAATATGGACAAAGGGGCCGAATATGAAGGCGACTCACTGCAGATCGGTTCCGACCTGGTCGATGAACTGAAGGAGAATAAGGATTTTGACTGGAAGTTTGTGAGTGAGCAGGAAGCTGAACAAGGGATTGCCGATAACAAATATTATATGAAGATTACAATCCCGGAAAATTTCTCTTCCCAGGCGACAACCCTGATGGAAGATAATCCCCAGCCGGCTGAGCTGATTTATGAGCCGAATGGCGATTACAACTTCATCGCCGGTCAGATCGGCAATAGTGCCGTCAAGGACATCAAATCGCAGGTCTCCGCGAAAGTCACGGAAGCCTACACAGAAAGCCTGCTGGGCAAAGTTACGGATCTCTCCAGCGGCCTGGCGGATGCCGGCAGCGGAGCGGGAGACATCCATGAGGGAGCCAGCAAGCTGGAGGATGGCACGGCCAAGCTGAAAGAGAATTTAAACAAGCTGGTCAAGGGAACGGACGAACTCAGCAGCGGATTGAGTCCGCTGAGAAGCGGCGTCGACAAGCTGAGCGGCGGAGCGGGCGATCTCAAGAGCGGTACTGCAAATCTGGCGAGCGGCCTGGACCAGCTGAGCGCAGCGCATAAACAGCTTGAGAATGGCACGGTCCAAGCGGTTGACGGTGTGAATCAACTTGCAGACGGCCTGAAGAAAACCCAGGCGGCGGACAGCCAGATTAACCAGGGCATTCATTCTGCGCTGGAAGGCAGCCAGAAGCTGCAGCAAGGCTTGCAAAGCTCGGTCGACAGCACCGATCAATTGGTGCAGGGGGCAAGCGGCGTTGCCCAAGGTCTGGAGCAGCTGCTTAAAGCGAATCCGGAGCTGGCCCAAAATGCGGATGTGCAGAAGCTGCTTGCAACCAGTCAGGCGGTCGCTCAGGGCACTCAGCAGCTGCAGGAAGGCCAGAAGCAGCTGCTGGAAGGCAGCGGTCAGCTGGTAGCCGGCAACGAGCAGCTCGCTTCCGGCAGCGACCAGGTCGTAAGCGGCCAGCAGCAGCTGGTGCAGGGAGCGGCCAAATTGCAGGCCGCAGGTCCGCAGCTGACGCAGGGCATGAGCGAGTTCGGCAAGAAGCTTGCCGAAGCGGCTTCCGGCAGCCATCAGGTTGCGGCCGGAGCAGGCCAGCTTGCAGCGGGAACGACTGCCCTGCAGCAGGGCGTAGCGCAGCTCGGCGGCGGCGTTAGCGCTCTGGCCAGCGGCTCCAAGCAGCTGGATGAAGGGGCGGGCACGCTGAAGAGCGGCATGGCGGATCTGGTCAGCGGATCGGGCGAATTGGCCAGCAAGCTGAACGATGCGGCCGATCAAACCGCTCAAGTGAAGAGCGGCGATGATGTGGTATCGATGTACGCCCAGCCGGTAGACGTGGATGAGAACGACAGCCGGAAGATCAGTAAATATGGTACAGGTATCGCACCTTACTTCTTGTCTCTTGGTTTGTTTGTGGGCGCACTGCTCTCAACGATCATTTTGTCGCTGAGAGGAACGTCTGTAGAGGGCGCTACGGCTTGGCAGCGTTTTGTCAGCCGGTTCCTGACCTTTGGAGCGATGAGCTTGTTCCAGTCGCTTGTTGCGGCGTTTATCGTACACAGCATAGTGGGGCTGGAGGTAGCCAGTGTACCGCGGTTCTACCTGTTCACGTTCATTTGCAGTCTTACCTTTATGATGGTCATTCAGGCCATCGTGACATGGCTGGATCAACCGGGCCGATTCGTGGCGATTCTGCTGCTGATCTTCCAGTTGACAACGAGCGGCGGAACCTTCCCGGTAGAACTGCTTCCGGACTGGATGCAGCCGATTCATCCATGGCTGCCTATGAGCCATTCGGTGGAAGGCTTCAAAGCGGTCATTGCCAGCGGCGATTTCAGCATCATGTGGAG